The following coding sequences are from one Arachis hypogaea cultivar Tifrunner chromosome 7, arahy.Tifrunner.gnm2.J5K5, whole genome shotgun sequence window:
- the LOC112702197 gene encoding uncharacterized protein: protein MAMNQGNAQLEYQDIEPPFDWDHKKESDTLIVSLPGFKREQLRVQVTSTRLIRLSGERRIGDSNKIRKFYKELPIPSDTDTSSISAKFENGILYVKLPKLITSIDEPPVLPPTPAPAPSPAPTTAPTTSSVVRPQQQPQPQSKPEPPISHYEDQQKQRVVDKAPASASAPALTPALAPAPAPASAPVPTPIPQLEENKNNDDNIARKGGKDDKKGVIDEGTSSRVKEMQGRMGKSEGEGEGSKLGLGLEKRLSTVSRQGEEYRNAVYGLVEELKKQKKIANLVVVMFLVVLLVLYVNNAIKSSFGGAGPKIQEL from the exons ATGGCTATGAATCAAGGAAATGCACAGCTAGAATACCAAGATATTGAACCACCCTTTGATTGGGATCATAAAAAAGAAAGTGACACGCTAATTGTTTCTCTTCCAG GATTCAAGAGGGAGCAATTAAGGGTGCAAGTAACCTCAACTCGTTTAATAAGGTTGAGTGGTGAAAGAAGGATTGGTGATAGCAACAAAATCCGCAAGTTTTACAAAGAGCTACCAATTCCTTCAGATACCGACACAAGTTCCATCTCTGCCAAATTTGAAAATGGAATCCTTTATGTTAAGCTTCCCAAACTCATCACTTCCATTGATGAACCACCAGTACTACCACCAACACCAGCACCAGCACCATCACCAGCACCGACAACAGCACCGACAACATCTTCTGTAGTGAGGCCTCAGCAACAACCACAACCACAATCAAAACCCGAGCCACCAATTTCTCATTATGAAGATCAACAAAAACAAAGAGTAGTAGACAAAGCACCTGCGTCAGCATCTGCACCTGCACTAACTCCAGCACTAGCACCAGCACCAGCACCAGCATCAGCACCAGTACCGACACCAATACCACAATTGGAAGAGAATAAGAATAATGATGATAATATTGCAAGAAAAGGTGGTAAGGATGACAAGAAAGGTGTTATTGATGAAGGTACAAGTTCTAGGGTTAAGGAAATGCAAGGAAGAATGGGAAAGAGTGAAGGTGAAGGCGAAGGAAgcaaattagggttagggttagagaAAAGGTTAAGTACGGTTTCAAGGCAAGGAGAGGAGTATAGGAATGCTGTTTATGGATTGGTTGAAGAGttgaagaagcaaaagaaaatagcaAATTTGGTTGTGGTGATGTTTTTGGTGGTGTTGCTTGTGCTCTACGTTAACAATGCTATCAAGTCATCTTTTGGTGGAGCAGGACCGAAAATCCAAGAGTTataa
- the LOC112703918 gene encoding uncharacterized protein has product MSVNSSIDWNWDGKNLKQGNARLEYQEFEPSFDWIWDDEKGISDTLAVFLPGFKEEQSRVEITSNGLLRLSGERKIGEAIKIRRFEKELAIPSDTDTKSINTKFENDILFVKLPRVITTSVKPPPTPIPQQQIIHFEYKVPDYEYVMKERVMDKEPLQIKPIFLRLKPAPTTETGPQQQPQSKPEAPIAPYQDQEKQRVMDEEAPAPAPASASAPIQAQAPPLPSLEKDKEKEKEKEKGQKEEEKTNNNNNNARKVDNNERRQEATMPSRVMEMKGVSGEVIGERLSSTVSEKSQERGNGVYRSVEDLKKHKARTNLGVIFLVLLLVLYVNNVINSYFGGERT; this is encoded by the exons ATGTCTGTGAATTCATCAATTGATTGGAATTGGGATGGAAAAAACTTGAAACAAGGAAATGCACGGCTAGAGTACCAAGAATTTGAACCATCCTTTGATTGGATTTGGGATGATGAAAAAGGAATAAGTGACACGCTTGCTGTTTTTCTTCCag GATTCAAGGAGGAGCAATCGAGGGTGGAAATAACCTCAAATGGTCTGCTAAGATTGAGTGGTGAAAGAAAGATCGGTGAAGCCATTAAAATTCGTAGGTTTGAGAAAGAGCTTGCAATTCCTTCAGATACTGACACTAAATCCATCAACACCAAGTTTGAAAATGACATCCTTTTTGTCAAGCTTCCCAGAGTCATCACTACTTCCGTCAAACCGCCGCCAACACCGATCCCTCAGCAACAAATAATACACTTTGAATATAAAGTTCCTGATTATGAGTATGTGATGAAGGAAAGAGTAATGGACAAGGAACCACTACAAATTAAGCCAATATTCTTGCGTCTAAAACCTGCACCTACAACAGAAACAGGGCCTCAGCAACAACCACAGTCGAAGCCTGAGGCACCAATTGCTCCTTATCAAGATCAAGAAAAACAAAGAGTAATGGATGAGGAGGCGCCTGCGCCTGCACCTGCATCTGCATCGGCACCAATACAGGCGCAAGCGCCCCCTCTACCATCATTGGAgaaggacaaggagaaggagaaggagaaggagaagggacaaaaagaagaagaaaaaactaataataacaataataatgcaagaaaagTTGACAACAATGAGAGAAGGCAAGAAGCAACAATGCCGTCTAGGGTTATGGAAATGAAGGGAGTAAGTGGAGAAGTTATTGGTGAAAGGCTAAGTAGTACGGTTTCAGAGAAATCACAGGAGCGTGGAAATGGTGTTTATCGTTCGGTTGAAGATTTGAAGAAGCATAAGGCAAGGACGAATTTGGGTGTAATCTTTCTAGTGCTGTTACTTGTGCTCTACGTTAACAATGTTATCAACTCATATTTTGGTGGAGAAAGGACATAA
- the LOC112702199 gene encoding indole-3-acetaldehyde oxidase produces MEVKNNINSEMPTQTSLVFAINGERFEFSKVDPSTTLLEFLRSQTTFKSVKLGCGEGGCGACVVLISKYDPILDRIEDFTASSCLTLLCSIHGCSITTSEGIGNSKDGLHPIHKRVAGFHASQCGFCTPGMCVSLFGTLVNAEKTNRLDTPPGFSKVTVTEAEKAIAGNLCRCTGYRPIADACKSFAGDVDMEDLGFNSFWRKGENKDLKLSRLPQYEQNHKNVIFPMFLKEIKPDVLFLASDKRSWHSPSSIMELQRLFESNQVNGNRIKLIVSNTAMGYYKDNYDYDRYIDLRGVPELSKIRKDQTGIEIGAAMTISKAIEVLKEEISGEFLSDFVRILVKIADHMEKVASSFIRNTASIGGNLVIAQKNNFPSDIATIFLAVDSMVQIMSGTKLEWIALEEFLERPPLSLESVLLSIKIPSLGLNKNNSSDQKSKFLFETYRASPRPLGNALPYLNAAFLVKVSQCKDSGGTMIDSCRLSFGAYGTKHAIREKNVEQLLEGKLLSFSILHDAVNLLIATIVPESGTTKAGYRSSLAAGFLFKFFNPMIDSPAKITNGYGYTNPNQAHHDEIPTLLSSGNQVLEAGNEYHPVGEPIMKSGATLQASGEAVFTDDIPSPNNCLYGAYIYSAKPLARVRSIKLRPDLLLDGVRGVISSKDIPIGGENIGSKTIFGIEPLFAEEIARCVGDRLAFVVADTQKLADVAANSAVVDYDTEDLDRPILSVEDAVEKSSFFEVPPFLYPKHVGDLSKGMAEADHKIISKEMKLGSQYYFYMETQTALAVPDEDNCIIIYSSCQCPEYSHATIARCLGIPENNIRMITRRVGGGFGGKAIKSIPVAASCALAAHKLRRPVRMYLNRKADMIIAGGRHPMKITYSVGFRNDGKITALELQILVNAGFYVDISAIMPHNIVGALKKYDWGALSFDIKVCRTNHPSRSAMRGPGEVQGSYIAEAIIENVAAMLSLDVDSVRSINLHTHESLKLFHEYSFDEPHEYTLPSIWSKIAASANYDQRTKMVKEFNKINTWRKRGISRVPVVFQLSLRPTPGKVSIFSDGSVVAEVGGIEIGQGLWTKVKQMTAYALSAIQCDGTEGLVDKVRVVQSDTVSMVQGGFTAGSTTSESSCEAVRLCCNILVERLKPLKERLQKEMGSIKWETLILQAYMQAVNLSASTLYVPGMDSMMYLNYGAAVSEVEIDLLTGETRFLQTDIIYDCGQSLNPAVDLGQIEGAFVQGLGFFMLEEYETNADGLVLADGTWNYKIPTIDTIPKQFNVQILNSGHHQKRVLSSKASGEPPLLLAASVHCATRAAIKEARKQVLSWSNFVGPDSTFDLEVPATMPVVKEHIGLDIVQRYLKWKVGNN; encoded by the exons ATGGAAGTGAAGAACAACATCAATTCTGAGATGCCAACACAAACAAGTTTGGTTTTTGCTATTAATGGTGAGAGGTTTGAGTTCTCCAAAGTTGACCCATCAACCACTTTGCTTGAATTCTTGCGTTCCCAGACAACCTTCAAGAGTGTCAAGCTCGGTTGTGGTGAAG GTGGTTGTGGAGCTTGTGTGGTTTTGATCTCCAAGTATGATCCTATACTTGATAGAATTGAAGACTTTACGGCGAGTTCTTGCCTTACACTACTTTGCAGCATACATGGCTGTTCAATTACAACAAGTGAAGGCATTGGAAACAGTAAAGATGGACTCCACCCAATTCACAAAAGAGTTGCAGGGTTCCATGCTTCACAATGTGGCTTTTGCACTCCTGGAATGTGTGTTTCGCTCTTCGGTACTCTTGTCAATGCTGAAAAGACCAATCGCTTGGACACGCCTCCAGGGTTCTCAAAAGTGACTGTTACCGAGGCTGAAAAGGCTATTGCAGGTAACCTCTGTCGCTGTACCGGTTATCGGCCCATTGCCGATGCCTGCAAAAGCTTTGCAGGCGATGTTGATATGGAGGATTTAGGATTCAACAGTTTTTGGAGGAAGGGAGAGAACAAGGACTTAAAGCTTAGTAGGTTGCCTCAATAtgaacaaaatcataaaaatgttatatttccAATGTTTTTGAAGGAAATCAAACCTGATGTGTTGTTCTTGGCTTCGGATAAGAGGAGTTGGCATAGTCCTAGTAGTATAATGGAGCTACAGCGCTTATTCGAATCGAACCAAGTCAATGGAAACCGGATAAAACTTATTGTTAGTAATACTGCTATGGGATATTACAAAGATAACTATGACTATGACAGGTATATTGATCTAAGGGGCGTTCCGGAGCTCTCAAAGATCAGGAAGGACCAAACTGGAATTGAAATTGGAGCGGCAATGACTATATCTAAAGCTATTGAAGTACTAAAGGAAGAAATCAGTGGTGAGTTTCTCTCAGATTTTGTTAGGATACTTGTAAAGATTGCAGACCATATGGAAAAAGTTGCCTCGAGTTTTATTCGGAACACAGCTAGCATAGGTGGCAATTTAGTGATAGCGCAAAAGAATAATTTCCCTTCGGACATTGCCACAATATTTCTTGCTGTAGATTCAATGGTTCAGATAATGAGTGGTACAAAACTCGAGTGGATTGCGCTGGAGGAATTTCTAGAAAGACCACCACTGAGTTTGGAGAGTGTACTTTTGAGCATTAAAATTCCAAGTTTGGGACTTAATAAAAACAACTCTTCGGATCAGAAAAGTAAATTCCTGTTTGAAACCTATCGAGCTTCTCCTCGGCCACTCGGAAATGCCCTTCCTTATCTGAATGCTGCATTCCTAGTCAAGGTTTCACAATGCAAAGATTCAGGGGGAACCATGATTGATTCTTGTAGGCTGTCTTTTGGTGCTTATGGAACTAAACATGCAATCAGAGAAAAAAATGTTGAGCAACTTTTAGAAGGAAAACTGTTAAGTTTTAGTATTCTGCATGATGCTGTCAACTTGCTTATAGCTACTATCGTACCCGAAAGTGGTACCACAAAAGCTGGCTACCGTTCAAGCTTGGCAGCCGGTTTTCTTTTTAAGTTCTTTAACCCCATGATTGACAGTCCTGCTAAAATAACCAATGGTTACGGTTATACGAATCCTAACCAGGCTCACCATGATGAAATTCCAACTTTGCTGTCTTCTGGAAACCAAGTACTTGAAGCAGGAAATGAATATCACCCTGTTGGCGAGCCAATCATGAAATCTGGAGCTACACTGCAAGCTTCAG GTGAGGCTGTGTTTACTGATGATATTCCATCACCAAACAATTGCTTATATGGAGCATATATTTATAGCGCAAAGCCTTTAGCAAGGGTAAGGAGTATAAAGCTGAGGCCGGATTTACTACTGGATGGAGTGAGGGGAGTAATTTCAAGTAAAGACATTCCCATTGGTGGAGAGAACATTGGATCAAAGACTATATTTGGCATTGAACCTTTGTTTGCTGAAGAGATTGCTAGATGTGTTGGAGATCGTCTCGCCTTTGTG GTTGCAGATACTCAGAAACTTGCAGATGTGGCTGCAAACTCTGCAGTTGTTGATTATGATACTGAAGATCTTGATCGGCCTATTCTGTCAGTGGAAGATGCTGTTGAAAAATCTAGCTTTTTCGAAGTTCCTCCATTTCTCTATCCAAAACATGTTGGTGATTTATCAAAAGGAATGGCTGAAGCAGATCACAAGATTATTTCTAAAGAG ATGAAGCTTGGATCTCAATATTATTTCTATATGGAGACACAAACTGCACTTGCTGTACCAGATGAAGATAATTGCATTATAATTTACTCTTCATGCCAATGCCCTGAGTATTCACATGCAACTATAGCAAGATGCTTAGGTATTCCCGAAAATAATATTCGCATGATTACAAGAAGGGTTGGAGGAGGTTTTGGTGGCAAGGCCATAAAAAGCATACCT GTTGCAGCATCATGTGCACTCGCTGCGCACAAATTACGCCGCCCTGTCAGAATGTATCTAAATCGAAAGGCGGATATGATAATTGCTGGGGGAAGGCATCCAATGAAGATAACTTACAGTGTTGGATTTAGGAATGATGGGAAAATTACTGCATTAGAACTTCAGATACTGGTCAATGCAGGGTTCTATGTGGATATAAGTGCAATAATGCCACATAACATAGTTGGTGCACTTAAAAAGTATGATTGGGGTGCTTTATCATTTGATATAAAGGTATGCAGAACAAATCATCCTAGTAGATCTGCAATGAGGGGCCCTGGGGAAGTGCAGGGATCTTATATCGCCGAAGCTATAATAGAAAATGTTGCAGCTATGCTTTCACTGGATGTAGATTCTGTCAGAAGTATTAATCTTCATACACATGAGAGTCTTAAGTTGTTCCATGAGTATAGTTTCGACGAACCTCATGAGTATACCTTGCCTTCAATATGGAGCAAGATAGCTGCTTCGGCGAACTATGATCAAAGAACCAAAATGGTGAAAGAGTTCAACAAGATTAACACTTGGAGAAAAAGAGGAATTTCCCGGGTACCGGTTGTGTTTCAACTGAGTCTAAGGCCAACCCCTGGTAAAGTAAGCATTTTCTCGGACGGGTCTGTTGTAGCTGAAGTTGGAGGAATAGAAATAGGACAGGGTCTTTGGACAAAGGTGAAACAGATGACTGCATATGCTCTCAGTGCAATCCAATGCGATGGAACGGAAGGCCTCGTTGACAAGGTCCGAGTTGTACAATCTGATACTGTGAGCATGGTTCAAGGGGGGTTCACTGCTGGCAGCACTACATCGGAGTCGAGCTGTGAGGCAGTTAGACTTTGTTGCAATATCTTGGTTGAGAGGTTAAAGCCTCTAAAGGAAAGGCTGCAAAAGGAAATGGGATCTATCAAGTGGGAGACACTTATTCTTCAG GCTTACATGCAAGCTGTGAATTTATCTGCATCCACATTATATGTGCCTGGTATGGATTCCATGATGTACCTTAATTATGGTGCTGCAGTAAGTGAG GTGGAGATAGATCTTCTGACCGGAGAAACCAGATTTCTGCAAACGGATATTATCTATGATTGCGGACAGAGTCTAAACCCTGCTGTTGATTTAGGACAG ATTGAAGGAGCTTTTGTTCAAGGGTTGGGATTCTTCATGCTTGAGGAATATGAAACAAATGCTGATGGTTTGGTATTAGCAGATGGCACATGGAACTACAAAATCCCTACAATTGACACCATACCTAAACAATTCAATGTTCAGATCCTCAACAGTGGTCATCACCAGAAGAGGGTTCTCTCTTCAAAGG CTTCCGGCGAGCCGCCTTTACTATTGGCAGCTTCAGTTCACTGTGCCACAAGAGCAGCTATTAAAGAAGCAAGGAAACAGGTTCTTTCATGGAGCAATTTTGTTGGACCAGATTCAACATTTGACTTGGAGGTCCCTGCAACCATGCCTGTGGTTAAGGAACATATTGGACTTGACATTGTACAAAGATACTTGAAATGGAAGGTGGGCAATAACTAA
- the LOC112702198 gene encoding indole-3-acetaldehyde oxidase: MEVNYETEISTKSLVFAVNGERFELSKVDPSTTLLEFLRSQTTFKSVKLSCGEGGCGACVVLISKYDPVLDRVEDFTASSCLTLLCSIHGCSITTSEGIGNSKNGFHPIQERIAGFHATQCGFCTPGMCVSLFGTLVNAEKTNRPDPPSGFSKLTAAEAEEAIAGNLCRCTGYRPIADACKSFAANVDIEDLGFNSFWRKGENKDLMLSSLPQYGKNHNNVKFPLFLKEIKNDVILSSDEGSCWHSPTSLKELQSLLKLNRANGTRIKLVVSNTGMGYYKESDGYDKYIDLKGISELSKIGKDQTGIEIGAAVPISKAIEVLKEESRSDFLTEDSAMILGKLADHMSKVASRFIRNTASVGGNLVMAQKNNFPSDMATILLAVDSMVQIMTGAKFEWLALEEFFERPSLSLESVLLSIKIPSFELMGGKSDNQGCKFLFETYRASPRPLGNALPYLNAAFLAKVFMSKDTGETTIDACRLSFGAYGTKHAIRAKKVEDFLVGKVLSVHILHEAVNLLASIIVPDGGTLDAAYRSSLAAGFLLKFFNFLIDGPSKLINGCTSLPVNGSIQLNGNQNQAQHDKTPMLLSSGKQVIEDSNKYHPVGEPITKSGAAIQASGEAVFVDDIPSPPNCLHGAYIYSTKPLARITSIELRPELQRHKGVVDIISSKDIPDGGQNLGARALFSSEPLFAEEIARYIGDRLAFVVADTQKLADTAANSAIVDYDVDNLEPPILTVEDAVKRSSLHEVPPFLRPKHVGDISKGMAEADHKILSAKMNLPSQYYFYMETHTALAIPDEDNCIAVYSSIQCPQYAHATIAACLGVPENNVRVITRRVGGGFGGKSMKSICAATSCALAAHKLRRPVRIYLNRKTDMIMAGGRHPMKITYSVGFKNNGKITALDIEVLMNAGLYLDVSAIMPARLVSGLKKYDWGALSFDIKLCKTNHPNRCAMRAPGELQGSFIAEAILENVAATLSIDVDSVRSINLHTHTSLELFYPESFGEPYEYTLPSLWNKLSVSVNYDQRVEMVKEFNRVNTWKKRGLSRLPVVFEMGLRPTPGKVSIFSDGSVVVEVGGIELGQGLWTKVKQMAAFGLGEIQCEGTEGLLDKIRVVQSDTVSLIQGGLTAGSTTSESSCEAVRLSCNILVERLKPLKEKLQKEMGSIKWETLLRQAYIQSVNLSASSFFVPTTYSKNYLNYGAAVSEVEIDLLTGETRFLQTDIIYDCGQSLNPAVDLGQIEGAFVQGLGFFMLEEYETNVDGMVLADGTWNYKIPTIDTIPKQFNVQILNTGHHKRRVLSSKASGEPPLLLAASVHCATRAAVKEARKQVLSWNNEDGTDSRFELKVPATMPVVKELIGLDIVETYLKWKMEKNSEDLILERDRFHTPLMFGVLKLLYIINIVMYVGAIS, translated from the exons ATGGAAGTGAACTATGAGACTGAGATATCAACAAAAAGTTTGGTTTTTGCTGTTAATGGCGAGAGGTTTGAGCTCTCAAAAGTTGACCCATCTACCACTTTGCTGGAGTTCTTGCGTTCCCAGACAACCTTCAAGAGTGTCAAGCTCAGTTGTGGTGAAG GTGGTTGTGGAGCTTGTGTGGTTCTAATATCCAAATATGATCCTGTTCTTGACAGAGTTGAGGATTTTACAGCAAGTTCATGTCTCACACTACTTTGCAGCATTCATGGATGTTCAATTACAACAAGTGAAGGCATTGGAAATAGCAAAAATGGATTCCACCCAATTCAGGAAAGAATTGCAGGATTTCATGCCACACAATGCGGCTTTTGTACTCCGGGAATGTGCGTTTCACTCTTTGGAACTCTTGTCAATGCTGAAAAGACCAATCGTCCGGATCCGCCTTCCGGATTCTCCAAACTGACAGCAGCAGAGGCGGAAGAGGCTATTGCAGGTAACCTCTGCCGCTGTACCGGTTACCGACCAATTGCAGATGCCTGCAAAAGCTTTGCAGCCAATGTTGATATAGAAGATTTGGGCTTCAACTCTTTCTGGAGAAAAGGAGAGAACAAGGACTTAATGCTTAGTAGTTTACCTCAATATGGCAAGAACCATAACAATGTTAAATTTCCTCTGTTTTTGAAGGAAATCAAGAATGATGTGATCTTGTCTTCAGATGAAGGTAGCTGCTGGCACAGTCCTACTAGTCTGAAGGAGCTTCAGAGCTTGTTGAAATTAAACCGAGCCAACGGCACTCGGATCAAGCTTGTTGTTAGCAATACCGGTATGGGATACTACAAGGAAAGTGATGGCTATGACAAGTATATTGATCTAAAAGGCATCTCTGAGCTCTCAAAGATAGGAAAGGATCAAACTGGAATTGAAATTGGAGCAGCGGTGCCAATATCTAAAGCTATTGAAGTGCTAAAAGAAGAGAGCAGAAGTGATTTTCTTACAGAGGATTCTGCAATGATTCTTGGAAAGCTCGCTGACCATATGAGTAAAGTCGCCTCCAGATTTATTCGGAACACAGCCAGTGTAGGAGGCAATTTAGTGATGGCTCAAAAGAATAATTTTCCTTCAGACATGGCCACAATTCTTCTTGCTGTGGATTCAATGGTTCAAATAATGACTGGTGCAAAATTTGAGTGGCTTGCATTGGAGGAGTTTTTTGAAAGACCATCACTAAGTTTGGAGAGTGTACTTTTAAGCATCAAAATTCCAAGTTTTGAACTTATGGGAGGTAAATCCGATAATCAAGGATGTAAATTCCTCTTTGAAACTTACCGAGCTTCGCCTCGACCCCTTGGAAATGCCCTTCCATACTTAAATGCTGCATTCCTGGCTAAGGTGTTCATGTCTAAAGACACTGGCGAAACAACAATTGATGCTTGCAGGCTATCTTTTGGGGCTTATGGGACTAAGCATGCAATCAGAGCAAAAAAAGTTGAGGACTTTTTAGTAGGAAAAGTGCTAAGTGTTCATATTCTACATGAAGCTGTCAACTTGCTGGCATCCATTATTGTACCTGATGGTGGTACCTTAGATGCAGCTTATCGTTCAAGTTTGGCAGCTGGTTTTCTTTTAAAGTTCTTCAACTTCTTGATAGATGGTCCTTCCAAATTGATAAATGGCTGTACTAGTTTGCCTGTCAATGGATCAATCCAATTAAATGGGAATCAAAACCAGGCTCAACATGATAAAACTCCAATGTTACTTTCATCTGGAAAACAAGTAATTGAAGACAGCAATAAGTATCATCCAGTTGGAGAGCCGATCACGAAATCTGGAGCCGCAATACAAGCTTCAG GTGAGGCTGTCTTTGTAGATGACATACCATCACCACCAAATTGCCTTCATGGAGCATATATCTATAGCACAAAGCCTTTAGCACGGATAACAAGTATAGAACTCAGACCTGAATTACAGAGACATAAGGGAGTGGTGGACATCATTTCAAGTAAAGACATCCCGGATGGTGGTCAAAACCTTGGAGCAAGAGCCTTATTTTCTTCTGAACCTTTATTTGCAGAAGAGATAGCTAGATACATTGGCGATCGTCTTGCCTTTGTG GTTGCAGATACTCAGAAACTCGCTGATACGGCTGCAAACTCTGCTATTGTTGATTATGATGTTGATAATCTTGAGCCACCAATATTAACTGTGGAAGATGCTGTTAAAAGATCTAGCCTTCATGAAGTTCCTCCATTTCTCCGCCCAAAACATGTTGGAGACATATCAAAAGGAATGGCTGAAGCAGATCACAAGATTCTTTCTGCCAAG ATGAATCTTCCATCTCAATACTATTTCTATATGGAGACACATACTGCACTTGCTATACCAGATGAAGACAACTGCATTGCAGTTTACAGTTCAATTCAGTGCCCTCAGTATGCACATGCTACCATAGCCGCATGCTTGGGTGTTCCTGAGAATAATGTTCGTGTTATTACTAGAAGGGTTGGGGGAGGTTTTGGTGGGAAGTCCATGAAATCCATTTGT GCTGCTACTTCATGTGCACTTGCAGCACACAAATTGCGTCGCCCCGTCAGGATCTATCTAAATCGTAAGACAGATATGATCATGGCAGGTGGCAGGCATCCCATGAAGATTACTTACAGTGTTGGGTTTAAGAATAATGGGAAGATTACAGCATTAGATATTGAGGTTTTGATGAACGCAGGGTTGTACTTGGATGTAAGTGCAATAATGCCGGCCAGACTCGTTTCTGGGCTTAAAAAGTATGATTGGGGTGCTCTATCTTTCGATATAAAGTTATGCAAAACAAATCATCCTAATAGATGTGCAATGAGAGCCCCTGGGGAGTTGCAGGGATCATTCATTGCAGAAGCTATATTAGAAAATGTTGCAGCTACACTTTCAATTGATGTAGATTCTGTGAGAAGCATAAATCTTCACACACACACGAGTCTCGAGTTATTCTATCCAGAGTCTTTCGGAGAACCTTACGAGTATACATTGCCTTCCTTATGGAACAAGTTATCTGTTTCTGTAAACTATGACCAGCGAGTCGAGATGGTAAAAGAGTTCAACAGAGTCAACACTTGGAAGAAGAGGGGATTATCTCGTCTACCAGTTGTGTTTGAAATGGGGCTAAGACCAACTCCTGGAAAAGTAAGTATTTTCTCGGATGGATCGGTTGTTGTTGAAGTAGGAGGAATTGAATTGGGTCAAGGTCTTTGGACAAAGGTGAAACAGATGGCTGCATTTGGACTTGGTGAGATTCAATGTGAAGGAACCGAAGGCCTATTGGACAAGATTCGAGTGGTACAATCAGATACTGTGAGCTTGATTCAAGGGGGGCTGACTGCTGGTAGCACTACATCAGAATCAAGCTGCGAAGCAGTTAGACTTAGCTGCAATATCTTGGTTGAGAGGTTAAAGCCTCTAAAGGAAAAGTTGCAGAAAGAAATGGGATCAATCAAGTGGGAGACACTTCTTCGTCAAGCATACATTCAATCTGTGAACTTATCAGCATCTTCATTTTTTGTACCAACAACTTATTCCAAGAATTACCTAAATTATGGTGCTGCAGTGAGTGAG GTGGAAATAGATCTTCTGACTGGAGAAACTAGATTTTTGCAAACAGATATTATCTATGATTGTGGACAGAGTCTCAACCCTGCTGTGGATTTAGGACAG ATTGAAGGAGCTTTTGTTCAAGGTTTAGGGTTCTTCATGCTTGAGGAATATGAAACAAATGTTGATGGTATGGTATTAGCAGATGGCACATGGAACTACAAAATCCCTACAATAGACACCATACCTAAACAATTCAATGTTCAAATCCTTAACACTGGCCACCACAAGCGACGCGTGCTCTCTTCAAAGG CCTCTGGTGAGCCACCATTACTTCTAGCAGCTTCAGTTCACTGTGCCACAAGAGCAGCAGTTAAAGAAGCAAGGAAACAGGTTCTTTCATGGAACAACGAAGATGGAACGGATTCAAGATTTGAATTGAAGGTTCCTGCAACCATGCCTGTGGTTAAAGAACTCATTGGACTTGACATTGTGGAAACATACTTGAAATGGAAAATGGAAAAGAACTCTGAGGATCTCATATTAGAAAGGGATCGATTCCATACTCCCCTAATGTTTGGAGTTTTAAAACTCCTTTACATTATTAACATTGTAATGTACGTTGGCGCAATATCCTAG